Proteins encoded by one window of Babylonia areolata isolate BAREFJ2019XMU chromosome 8, ASM4173473v1, whole genome shotgun sequence:
- the LOC143285171 gene encoding nuclear apoptosis-inducing factor 1-like yields the protein MENSKRTRKPNFSADEILVFLEEMQVERALLFSSLNPSVTNPQKTDTWKKIAEKVKACGVAVRTVQELKDKWRSMKGAVLNKKRDERKTGGGPPPPPVPYEDIILDIIGADSNLFEGIGGTAV from the exons atggagaattcaaagcgcactaggaagccaaatttcagtgctgatgaaattctagtatttctggaagagatgcaggtggaacgtgcgctgttattcagcagtttgaatccgagtgtaaccaaccctcagaagacagatacatggaaaaaGATAGCCGAGAAGGTGAAGGCATGCGGAGTGGCCGTTCGCACCGTGCAGGAATTGAAAGACAAATGGCGTTCCATGAAAGGGGCTGTGTTGAATAAGAAGAGGGATGAACGCAAAACGGGAGGaggtccacccccaccaccggtcCCGTACGAAGACATCATTCTCGACATCATAGGAGCGGACTCCAATTTGTTCGAAGGCATCGGAG GTACCGCAGTGTAA